The Nocardioides sp. S-1144 genome includes a region encoding these proteins:
- a CDS encoding D-alanine--D-alanine ligase family protein encodes MTGRRKPRVAVVFGGRSSEHAISCVSAGSVLAAIDRERYDVVPIGITRDGRWVLESGDPARLALGAGALPSVDGDRAAVTLAHGVSGTDLVVTDAARPPETLGEVDVVFPVLHGPWGEDGTLQGMLEMSGVRYVGAGVLASAVSMDKAFMKVVLADAGLPLMPSLTVTTRSWAADPDAVRRRADELGYPLFVKPARGGSSIGISKVHDASELDGALATAFEHDPKVLVEVAAEGAREVECGVLQALDGVPETSAPAELRVTGNHEFYDFEAKYVPEEATSVDIPAVLPDGVEEQMRALSVRAFEAVGCEGLARVDFFVLPDGSLVVNELNTMPGFTPLSMYPQMWAASGLDYPALVDRLIALALQRDTGLR; translated from the coding sequence GTGACTGGCAGACGGAAGCCCCGCGTCGCCGTCGTCTTCGGCGGTCGCTCGAGCGAGCACGCCATCTCGTGCGTGTCGGCCGGGAGCGTGCTCGCGGCCATCGACCGCGAGCGCTACGACGTCGTCCCGATCGGCATCACCCGCGACGGACGCTGGGTGCTGGAGTCCGGCGACCCCGCCCGGCTCGCCCTCGGTGCCGGCGCGCTGCCGAGCGTCGACGGCGACCGCGCGGCGGTGACCCTGGCGCACGGGGTGAGCGGCACCGACCTCGTCGTCACCGACGCCGCCCGCCCGCCCGAGACCCTGGGCGAGGTCGACGTCGTCTTCCCCGTGCTGCACGGGCCCTGGGGCGAGGACGGCACGCTGCAGGGGATGCTCGAGATGTCCGGGGTGCGCTACGTCGGCGCCGGCGTCCTGGCCTCGGCGGTCAGCATGGACAAGGCGTTCATGAAGGTCGTGCTCGCCGACGCGGGGCTGCCGCTGATGCCGAGCCTGACCGTCACGACCCGCTCCTGGGCGGCCGACCCGGACGCCGTCCGACGACGGGCTGACGAGCTCGGCTACCCGCTCTTCGTCAAGCCGGCCCGCGGCGGCTCGAGCATCGGAATCTCCAAGGTGCACGACGCCAGCGAGCTCGACGGCGCGCTCGCGACGGCGTTCGAGCACGACCCGAAGGTGCTCGTCGAGGTCGCCGCGGAGGGCGCGCGCGAGGTGGAGTGCGGCGTCCTGCAGGCCCTCGACGGCGTCCCGGAGACCAGCGCGCCGGCCGAGCTGCGGGTCACCGGGAACCACGAGTTCTACGACTTCGAGGCCAAGTACGTGCCCGAGGAGGCGACCTCGGTCGACATCCCCGCCGTCCTGCCCGACGGCGTCGAGGAGCAGATGCGCGCGCTCTCGGTGCGCGCCTTCGAGGCCGTCGGCTGCGAGGGCCTGGCCCGCGTCGACTTCTTCGTCCTGCCCGACGGCTCGCTGGTGGTCAACGAGCTCAACACGATGCCGGGCTTCACCCCGCTCTCGATGTACCCCCAGATGTGGGCCGCCTCCGGCCTCGACTACCCGGCGCTCGTCGACCGCCTGATCGCCCTGGCGCTCCAGCGCGACACCGGCCTGCGCTGA
- a CDS encoding thiamine-phosphate kinase has translation MAPPPGATPSLGPSATLADAGEFRLISELVALFDQGEHVLVGPGDDAAVLRIRGGHVVVSTDLVVEGRHFRRDWASAEDVGHRAAAQNLSDINAMGGRAHSLTVGLAAPADLPVAWALDFARGFAAECALVGASVVGGDLTRASEVVIAVTVLGSCTQAPVLRSGAAPGEVLAITGRQGWAAGGLAVLGRGFRSPRALVEAYRRPEPPYDAGRVAAEAGATSLIDISDGLLADAAHVAADSGVTLDVRTAALDVPEPLLAVGAALNSDPVHLILGGGDDHALLATFPDAGRVPPGWAVVGEVRAAEPDQVGVVTVDGRPYDGPTGWTHF, from the coding sequence ATGGCACCCCCGCCCGGCGCGACCCCGTCCCTCGGCCCGTCGGCGACCCTCGCGGACGCCGGTGAGTTCCGCCTGATCTCCGAGCTGGTGGCGCTCTTCGACCAGGGCGAGCACGTGCTCGTCGGCCCCGGCGACGACGCCGCCGTGCTGCGGATCCGGGGCGGGCACGTCGTGGTCTCGACCGACCTGGTCGTCGAGGGCCGGCACTTCCGTCGCGACTGGGCCAGCGCCGAGGACGTCGGGCACCGCGCCGCCGCCCAGAACCTCTCCGACATCAACGCGATGGGCGGGCGCGCGCACTCGCTGACCGTCGGCCTGGCCGCGCCGGCCGACCTCCCGGTCGCGTGGGCCCTCGACTTCGCCCGCGGCTTCGCCGCCGAGTGCGCCCTCGTCGGCGCCTCCGTCGTGGGCGGCGACCTGACCCGCGCCAGCGAGGTGGTCATCGCGGTCACCGTGCTCGGCTCGTGCACCCAGGCCCCGGTGCTCCGCTCCGGCGCCGCCCCCGGTGAGGTGCTGGCCATCACCGGGCGCCAGGGCTGGGCCGCCGGCGGCCTCGCCGTCCTGGGGCGCGGGTTCCGCTCGCCGCGGGCCCTGGTCGAGGCCTACCGCCGTCCCGAGCCGCCCTACGACGCGGGCCGGGTGGCCGCCGAGGCGGGCGCGACCTCGCTCATCGACATCTCCGACGGGCTGCTCGCGGACGCCGCGCACGTGGCCGCCGACTCGGGCGTCACCCTCGACGTCCGCACGGCGGCCCTCGACGTGCCCGAGCCGCTGCTCGCCGTCGGCGCCGCGCTCAACAGCGACCCCGTGCACCTGATCCTCGGCGGCGGCGACGACCACGCGCTCCTCGCGACCTTCCCGGACGCCGGCCGCGTGCCGCCGGGCTGGGCGGTCGTGGGCGAGGTCCGCGCCGCCGAGCCCGACCAGGTCGGCGTCGTCACGGTCGACGGCCGGCCGTACGACGGCCCCACCGGGTGGACGCACTTCTGA
- the rpmB gene encoding 50S ribosomal protein L28, with protein MAAVCDICAKRPSFGNNRPWSRKITKRRFDPNIQRVRATVNGTPKRLNVCTGCLKAGKVSR; from the coding sequence GTGGCTGCCGTCTGCGACATCTGCGCCAAGCGCCCGAGCTTCGGCAACAACCGCCCTTGGTCGCGCAAGATCACCAAGCGCCGGTTCGACCCGAACATCCAGCGCGTCCGTGCCACCGTGAACGGCACCCCGAAGCGCCTCAACGTCTGCACCGGCTGCCTCAAGGCCGGCAAGGTCAGCCGCTGA
- a CDS encoding DAK2 domain-containing protein codes for MEQSPASDRIELAVVLRFVDIATDALAEAREEIDTLNVYPVPDGDTGTNMYLTVSAAREAVRTAAEQGADRERALAAFARGALLGARGNSGVILSEMLGAIARRIARSTPEERNAQVMSEALHEATEASYRAVGQPVEGTMLTVARAASDAARDRARHDDVRARDVFTSAAAAAREALARTPEQLEALRHAGVVDAGGRGLSVILDAAETVLTGRRPSPVTSPRRPVTTPARASGTASGTASGTASPDSLEPHDLAPDGPSYEVMYLLDADDDHVDRLRVRLAALGDSLVVVGGEGLWNVHVHVDDVGAAIEAGIEAGRPHRVRVTHFAEQLAARRAAEPGQPGQPGQPGQAGQAGQAGQAGPSGRRVVVVSAGAGLTRLFEDAGAVVVAGGPGRRPSTGELLDAIVASGAREVVVLPNDPDSVRAARIAAGTAETDLGLRVVVIPTQAQVQGLAALAVHEPGRSFDLDVLEMTATARHARHGAVTVAARNALTMAGWCEPGDVLGVIEGDFAVIGADQHDVATTVLQRLVAGGGELVTIVAGEGARDLADRAAAWTEEHHPTVEVVVYDGGQDRYPLLLSVE; via the coding sequence ATGGAGCAGTCACCGGCGAGCGACCGCATCGAGCTGGCGGTCGTGCTGCGCTTCGTCGACATCGCCACCGACGCCCTTGCCGAGGCGCGCGAGGAGATCGACACCCTCAACGTCTACCCCGTGCCCGACGGCGACACCGGCACCAACATGTACCTCACCGTCTCCGCGGCCCGCGAGGCCGTGCGCACCGCCGCCGAGCAGGGCGCCGACCGCGAGCGCGCCCTGGCCGCGTTCGCCCGGGGAGCGCTGCTCGGCGCCCGCGGCAACTCCGGGGTGATCCTCAGCGAGATGCTCGGCGCGATCGCGCGCCGCATCGCCCGCTCGACCCCCGAGGAGCGCAACGCGCAGGTGATGTCGGAGGCCCTGCACGAGGCGACCGAGGCCAGCTACCGCGCCGTGGGCCAGCCCGTCGAGGGCACCATGCTCACCGTGGCCCGCGCGGCCTCCGACGCCGCCCGGGACCGTGCCCGGCACGACGACGTCCGGGCCCGCGACGTCTTCACCAGCGCCGCCGCCGCCGCCCGCGAGGCGCTGGCCCGCACGCCCGAGCAGCTCGAGGCGCTGCGCCACGCGGGCGTCGTGGACGCCGGCGGGCGCGGCCTCAGCGTCATCCTCGACGCGGCCGAGACCGTGCTCACCGGACGCCGTCCGAGCCCGGTGACCAGCCCGCGGCGGCCGGTCACCACGCCAGCAAGAGCGTCCGGCACCGCGTCCGGCACGGCGTCCGGCACCGCGTCGCCGGACTCCCTCGAGCCGCACGACCTCGCGCCCGACGGCCCGTCGTACGAGGTGATGTACCTCCTCGACGCCGACGACGACCACGTCGACCGGCTCCGGGTCCGGCTGGCGGCGCTCGGCGACTCGCTGGTCGTCGTGGGGGGCGAGGGGCTCTGGAACGTCCACGTGCACGTCGACGACGTGGGCGCCGCGATCGAGGCCGGCATCGAGGCCGGCCGCCCGCACCGCGTGCGGGTCACCCACTTCGCCGAGCAGCTCGCCGCCCGCCGCGCCGCCGAGCCCGGCCAGCCGGGCCAGCCGGGCCAGCCGGGCCAGGCGGGCCAGGCGGGCCAGGCAGGCCAGGCAGGACCGTCGGGCCGTCGTGTCGTCGTGGTCTCGGCCGGCGCCGGGCTGACCCGGCTCTTCGAGGACGCCGGCGCGGTGGTCGTCGCCGGGGGGCCCGGCCGGCGTCCCTCGACCGGCGAGCTCCTCGACGCGATCGTCGCCTCGGGGGCGCGCGAGGTCGTGGTGCTGCCCAACGACCCCGACTCCGTGCGCGCGGCCCGGATCGCGGCCGGCACCGCCGAGACCGACCTCGGCCTGCGCGTCGTCGTCATCCCGACGCAGGCGCAGGTGCAGGGGCTGGCCGCCCTCGCCGTGCACGAGCCCGGCCGCAGCTTCGACCTCGACGTCCTGGAGATGACCGCGACCGCCCGGCACGCCCGCCACGGCGCGGTCACCGTGGCGGCCAGGAACGCCCTGACGATGGCCGGCTGGTGCGAGCCCGGCGACGTCCTCGGCGTCATCGAGGGCGACTTCGCCGTCATCGGCGCCGACCAGCACGACGTCGCCACCACCGTGCTCCAGCGGCTCGTCGCCGGCGGTGGCGAGCTCGTCACGATCGTCGCCGGCGAGGGGGCCCGCGACCTCGCCGACCGCGCCGCGGCCTGGACCGAGGAGCACCACCCCACGGTCGAGGTCGTCGTCTACGACGGCGGCCAGGACCGGTACCCGCTGCTGCTGTCGGTGGAGTGA
- a CDS encoding ATP-dependent DNA helicase RecG has product MITLDSPVAAVLGESRKAKKFTDGLGMRTVGDLLHHFPRRYVQTGTLTKLDDLQPGQMLSVVGEVVSSQVKSHTDRRTGKVMHRVETSLRTDGPRLQITFFARSHQSAQWRATKLAPGQPGLFIGQAKLFNNQWQLAHPQMVLFGAQGGSEDGDIATVEAIADLYPIYPLTKGLESWDVARVVTFARSVVDTLPDVVPDTVREQYDVVDAATALEWVHVPERLDQVEQAQRHYRFEEALVTQLVLARRRRAVRALGAQARDGGDGALLTAFDASLPFELTGGQREIGEQVEADLANPYPMNRLLQGEVGSGKTLVALRAMLRVVDSGGQAALLAPTEVLAQQHHRSITALLGDLAGGGVFGGTSVELLTGSMSKAQRTGPMSRLGSGEAGIVVGTHALLEERVQFADLGLVVVDEQHRFGVEQRAALTDKAGSPPHVLVMTATPIPRTVAMTVFGDLETSVLRELPAGRAPIQSNVVDLVEHPGWAGRVWERVREEVDKGHQAYVVCPRIAGDELEQGEVDVPEVDEDGEPVGSRVDRPPLAAVEEVVTELAEGPLEGLRLAVLHGRMAPDAKDATMRAFAAGEIDVLVSTTVIEVGVDVHNATAMVILDADRFGVSQLHQLRGRVGRGGLPGLCLLVSHTEPLSPARDRLDAVAGTTDGFELSRVDLEQRREGDVLGRSQSGWRSTLQNLRVLRDEQTIVEAREAAEALLETDESLGGTPLLADAVADLEASANADFIEKS; this is encoded by the coding sequence GTGATCACCCTCGACTCACCCGTCGCGGCGGTGCTCGGCGAGTCGAGGAAGGCCAAGAAGTTCACCGACGGGCTCGGGATGCGCACCGTCGGCGACCTGCTGCACCACTTCCCCCGCAGGTACGTCCAGACCGGCACGCTGACCAAGCTCGACGACCTCCAGCCCGGTCAGATGCTGAGCGTCGTGGGCGAGGTCGTCAGCAGCCAGGTCAAGAGCCACACCGACCGGCGCACGGGCAAGGTCATGCACCGCGTCGAGACCTCGCTGCGCACCGACGGACCACGGCTGCAGATCACCTTCTTCGCCCGGAGCCACCAGTCCGCGCAGTGGCGCGCCACCAAGCTCGCGCCCGGACAGCCCGGCCTGTTCATCGGCCAGGCCAAGCTCTTCAACAACCAGTGGCAGCTGGCCCACCCGCAGATGGTGCTCTTCGGCGCCCAGGGCGGCAGTGAGGACGGCGACATCGCGACGGTCGAGGCGATCGCCGACCTCTACCCGATCTACCCGCTCACCAAGGGCCTCGAGTCGTGGGACGTCGCCCGCGTCGTCACCTTCGCGCGCTCCGTCGTCGACACGCTGCCCGACGTCGTCCCCGACACCGTGCGTGAGCAGTACGACGTGGTCGACGCCGCCACCGCGCTCGAGTGGGTCCACGTCCCCGAGCGCCTCGACCAGGTCGAGCAGGCCCAGCGCCACTACCGCTTCGAGGAGGCGCTGGTCACCCAGCTGGTGCTCGCCCGGCGGCGGCGGGCGGTGCGGGCGCTCGGCGCCCAGGCGCGCGACGGCGGCGACGGCGCCCTGCTGACGGCGTTCGACGCCTCGCTGCCCTTCGAGCTGACCGGCGGCCAGCGCGAGATCGGGGAGCAGGTCGAGGCCGACCTGGCCAACCCGTACCCGATGAACCGGCTGCTCCAGGGCGAGGTCGGCTCCGGCAAGACCCTCGTGGCCCTGCGGGCGATGCTGCGCGTGGTCGACTCCGGCGGCCAGGCGGCGCTGCTGGCGCCCACCGAGGTGCTCGCCCAGCAGCACCACCGCTCGATCACCGCGCTGCTCGGCGACCTGGCCGGGGGAGGGGTCTTCGGCGGCACGTCCGTCGAGCTGCTCACCGGGTCGATGAGCAAGGCCCAGCGCACCGGCCCGATGTCGCGGCTGGGCAGCGGCGAGGCCGGCATCGTCGTCGGCACGCACGCGCTGCTCGAGGAGCGGGTCCAGTTCGCCGACCTCGGCCTCGTCGTGGTCGACGAGCAGCACCGCTTCGGCGTCGAGCAGCGGGCCGCGCTCACCGACAAGGCCGGCTCGCCGCCCCACGTGCTGGTGATGACCGCGACCCCCATCCCGCGCACGGTCGCGATGACCGTCTTCGGCGACCTCGAGACCTCGGTGCTGCGCGAGCTCCCGGCCGGCCGGGCGCCCATCCAGTCCAACGTCGTCGACCTCGTCGAGCACCCCGGGTGGGCCGGCCGGGTCTGGGAGCGGGTCCGCGAGGAGGTCGACAAGGGGCACCAGGCCTACGTCGTGTGTCCCCGCATCGCCGGCGACGAGCTCGAGCAGGGCGAGGTCGACGTCCCCGAGGTCGACGAGGACGGCGAGCCGGTCGGGTCCCGGGTCGACCGGCCGCCGCTCGCGGCGGTCGAGGAGGTCGTCACCGAGCTCGCCGAGGGCCCGCTGGAGGGGCTGCGGCTCGCGGTCCTGCACGGCCGGATGGCGCCCGACGCCAAGGACGCGACCATGCGCGCCTTCGCCGCCGGCGAGATCGACGTGCTGGTCTCCACCACCGTCATCGAGGTCGGCGTCGACGTCCACAACGCCACCGCGATGGTGATCCTCGACGCCGACCGGTTCGGCGTCTCCCAGCTCCACCAGCTCCGGGGACGGGTCGGCCGGGGTGGCCTGCCGGGGCTGTGCCTGCTGGTCTCGCACACCGAGCCGCTCTCCCCGGCGCGCGACCGGCTCGACGCCGTTGCCGGCACCACCGACGGCTTCGAGCTCAGCCGGGTCGACCTCGAGCAGCGCCGTGAGGGCGACGTCCTCGGGCGCTCGCAGTCGGGCTGGCGCTCGACGCTGCAGAACCTGCGCGTCCTGCGCGACGAGCAGACCATCGTCGAGGCCCGCGAGGCCGCCGAGGCGCTGCTCGAGACC
- a CDS encoding DUF3515 domain-containing protein, producing MQRRPRRPESRRTRGVVLSSAVVLLLTGALAGCGGPVEIESHDLDDADRAACEAFVGDLPETLADEERVDVEPDDALGAAYGDPAMVVTCGVPTPEGFDLTAQCQVANGVGWYIPNEVLDDPDADATLSAAGNRPVVEVFVPGDGDRGDRAAAAIAELAPLVEEHLPLVTRCD from the coding sequence GTGCAGCGCCGTCCCCGACGCCCCGAGTCCCGCCGGACCCGGGGCGTCGTGCTGTCCTCGGCCGTCGTGCTGCTCCTCACCGGCGCGCTGGCGGGGTGCGGCGGACCGGTCGAGATCGAGTCGCACGACCTCGACGACGCCGACCGGGCCGCGTGCGAGGCCTTCGTCGGCGACCTGCCCGAGACCCTGGCCGACGAGGAGCGGGTCGACGTCGAGCCCGACGACGCCCTCGGGGCGGCGTACGGCGACCCCGCCATGGTCGTCACCTGCGGCGTCCCCACGCCGGAGGGGTTCGACCTGACCGCGCAGTGCCAGGTGGCCAACGGAGTCGGCTGGTACATCCCGAACGAGGTGCTCGACGACCCCGACGCCGACGCCACGCTCTCGGCGGCCGGCAACCGCCCCGTCGTGGAGGTGTTCGTGCCCGGCGACGGCGACCGCGGCGACCGCGCCGCCGCCGCCATCGCCGAGCTCGCCCCCCTCGTCGAGGAGCACCTCCCCCTCGTGACCCGCTGCGACTGA
- a CDS encoding Lrp/AsnC family transcriptional regulator, whose product MVVQAYILIQTDVGKAAEVAKSIALIKGVTLAEDVTGPYDVIVRAEARNVDELGKLVVSKVQNLDGITRTLTCPVVHI is encoded by the coding sequence ATGGTCGTCCAGGCCTACATCCTGATCCAGACCGACGTGGGCAAGGCCGCCGAGGTCGCCAAGTCGATCGCCCTGATCAAGGGCGTCACGCTCGCCGAGGACGTCACCGGGCCCTACGACGTCATCGTGCGCGCCGAGGCGCGCAACGTCGACGAGCTCGGCAAGCTGGTGGTCTCCAAGGTCCAGAACCTCGACGGCATCACCCGCACCCTGACCTGCCCGGTCGTGCACATCTGA
- a CDS encoding dihydrofolate reductase family protein encodes MGKLVYSMITSLDGYAVAAEGDLGHGADDEEVHTFVGEVFDGVRTYLYGRRMYETMVFWETAHADPEHPPFVVDYARAWQRAEKVVHSTTLTSVSSARTRIERSFDPAAVRRLKEDSEHDLSVDGPTLAAQAIAAGLVDEYHLFVTTSVVGGGTRFFPDGVRLDLELVEERSFRSGLVYTRYRTR; translated from the coding sequence ATGGGCAAGCTCGTCTACTCGATGATCACCTCGCTCGACGGCTACGCCGTGGCGGCCGAGGGCGACCTCGGCCACGGGGCCGACGACGAGGAGGTGCACACCTTCGTCGGCGAGGTCTTCGACGGCGTCCGCACCTACCTCTACGGACGCCGGATGTACGAGACGATGGTCTTCTGGGAGACCGCGCACGCCGACCCCGAGCACCCGCCGTTCGTCGTCGACTACGCCCGCGCCTGGCAGCGCGCCGAGAAGGTCGTGCACTCCACGACGCTGACCTCGGTGTCGAGCGCGCGGACGCGGATCGAGCGGAGCTTCGACCCCGCGGCCGTGCGACGGCTCAAGGAGGACTCCGAGCACGACCTCAGCGTCGACGGCCCGACCCTGGCCGCGCAGGCCATCGCGGCCGGCCTCGTCGACGAGTACCACCTGTTCGTCACCACCAGCGTGGTCGGCGGCGGCACCCGGTTCTTCCCCGACGGCGTCCGTCTCGACCTCGAGCTGGTCGAGGAGCGCTCGTTCCGAAGCGGCTTGGTCTACACCCGCTACCGGACGCGCTGA
- a CDS encoding trans-sulfuration enzyme family protein: MPDQRDVPGPTPLPMSPATLAVTTGRPPREPDQPLNVPITLASTYVAGGDIDYGRYGNPTWSAFEDTLGALEGGRCLAFSTGMAAVTTVLDLVGQGAKVVLPKHAYQGSLMAVADLEARGRLVSRLVDITDTAAVVAECQDAALVWLESPTNPALEVADIETIAAAAHEAGAYVVVDNTFATPLLQQPIPLGADIVVHSATKYLAGHSDALIGALVTADDELLEVLKGRRGLAGATPGTMEAWLAVRGMRTLHLRVERAQANAQTLVTRLREHPAVAEVRYPGFGGIVAIVLAEGELAADLLVRKTRIWVHATSLGGVESTFERRRRWRTESPTIPVALVRMSVGIEDVEDLWSDLETALDTLTASPPR, from the coding sequence ATGCCCGACCAGCGCGACGTGCCCGGCCCGACCCCTCTCCCGATGAGTCCCGCGACCCTCGCGGTCACGACCGGCCGCCCCCCGCGCGAGCCCGACCAGCCGCTCAACGTGCCGATCACCCTGGCCTCCACCTACGTCGCCGGCGGCGACATCGACTACGGCCGCTACGGCAACCCGACGTGGTCGGCGTTCGAGGACACCCTCGGCGCACTGGAGGGCGGACGCTGCCTGGCCTTCTCCACCGGCATGGCGGCGGTGACCACCGTGCTCGACCTCGTCGGCCAGGGCGCGAAGGTGGTGCTGCCGAAGCACGCCTACCAGGGCAGCCTGATGGCGGTCGCCGACCTGGAGGCCCGCGGGCGACTGGTGAGCCGCCTGGTCGACATCACCGACACCGCCGCGGTCGTCGCCGAGTGCCAGGACGCCGCGCTGGTGTGGCTCGAGTCGCCGACCAACCCCGCCCTCGAGGTGGCCGACATCGAGACGATCGCGGCCGCGGCCCACGAGGCCGGCGCCTACGTCGTGGTCGACAACACCTTCGCGACCCCCCTGCTCCAGCAGCCGATCCCGCTCGGCGCCGACATCGTCGTCCACTCCGCCACCAAGTACCTCGCCGGCCACAGCGACGCCCTCATCGGCGCGCTCGTCACCGCCGACGACGAGCTCCTCGAGGTGCTCAAGGGACGTCGCGGGCTCGCCGGCGCGACGCCCGGCACCATGGAGGCCTGGCTCGCCGTCCGTGGGATGCGCACGCTGCACCTGCGCGTCGAGCGCGCCCAGGCCAACGCACAGACGCTGGTGACCCGGCTGCGCGAGCACCCGGCCGTCGCCGAGGTGCGCTACCCGGGCTTCGGCGGCATCGTCGCGATCGTCCTGGCCGAGGGCGAGCTCGCCGCCGACCTGCTGGTGCGCAAGACCAGGATCTGGGTGCACGCGACGTCGCTCGGCGGCGTCGAGTCGACCTTCGAGCGTCGGCGCCGCTGGCGCACCGAGTCCCCCACCATCCCGGTCGCGCTGGTGCGGATGTCGGTCGGCATCGAGGACGTCGAGGACCTGTGGTCCGACCTCGAGACCGCGCTCGACACGTTGACGGCGAGTCCGCCGCGGTGA